A part of Brassica rapa cultivar Chiifu-401-42 chromosome A05, CAAS_Brap_v3.01, whole genome shotgun sequence genomic DNA contains:
- the LOC103870130 gene encoding YTH domain-containing protein ECT2: protein MATVADQSADMLQKLSLDPQAKASEIPEPNKKTAVYQYGGVDSHGQVPTYDRSLTPLLPSDAVDPSVCYVPNAYPQFYYGGYGNGDWSEYTGYQNPEGVDMSSGIYGENGSIVYPQSYGYAAYPYSPATSPGPQVGGDGQLYGAQQQYQYPAFFPTGAFASSVATPNQGDLSANKAGGVKTAETKNVASATGMAKGSNGAVTGKPNNQTTHNTASNLYGNGAPGGGFAGGYGYDGFYAPVPCYDGSKYSDVQRSGSGVASSYSKATTVPSSRNQNYRSNSHYTPASMTGYGTGQGYYNRVYQNKVYGSYGSSGRSGMSYGSSGYDSRTNGRGWVSTTDNRYRNWGRGNSSFYGNENNADGLNELNRGPRAKGTKNQKENSEDSLEVKEQNVAEAVETENTCIVPDREQYNKEDFPVDYENAMFFVIKSYSEDDVHKSIKYNVWASTPNGNKKLAAAYQEAQQKPGGCPIFLFFSVNASGQFVGLAEMTGPVDFNTNVEYWQQDKWTGSFPLKWHIVKDVPNSLLKHITLENNENKSVTNSRDTQEVKLEQGLKIVKIFKEHTSKTCILDDFSFYEVRQKTILEKKAKQQQSQKQVSEEKTTADEKKETATADSAKKESPPATSDVKADENGSVAKPVSVVANGC from the exons ATGGCTACCGTTGCTGATC AATCTGCTGATATGTTGCAGAAGCTCTCTTTGGACCCACAAGCCAAAGCTTCCGAGATCCCTGAGCCTAACAAGAAG ACTGCTGTTTACCAGTATGGAGGTGTGGATTCACATGGTCAAGTTCCTACCTATGACCGTTCTTTGACTCCATTGCTTCCCAGTGATGCTGTTGACCCTTCTGTTTGCTATGTTCCCAATGCTTACCCGCAGTTTTATTATGGAG GATATGGGAATGGTGACTGGAGCGAATACACTGGTTACCAGAATCCTGAAGGTGTTGACATGAGCTCT GGAATTTATGGAGAGAATGGCTCTATTGTGTATCCTCAGAGTTATGGGTATGCGGCTTATCCTTACTCGCCAGCGACAAGCCCTGGTCCACAGGTTGGCGGAGATGGGCAGTTGTATGGTGCTCAGCAGCAGTACCAGTATCCTGCCTTTTTCCCCACTGGAGCTTTTGCTTCGTCTGTTGCGACCCCTAACCAGGGAGATCTCTCTGCAAACAAAGCTGGTGGTGTGAAGACAGCGGAAACTAAGAATGTTGCATCTGCTACTGGTATGGCCAAGGGAAGCAACGGAGCAGTTACAGGGAAACCAAATAACCAGACCACACATAACACCGCAAGCAATTTGTATGGAAACGGTGCTCCGGGAGGAGGTTTTGCTGGTGGGTATGGTTATGATGGGTTTTATGCTCCTGTGCCATGTTACGACGGCTCTAAGTATTCAGATGTGCAGAGATCTGGTAGTGGAGTTGCTTCCTCCTATTCTAAGGCAACTACTGTACCATCATCGAGGAATCAAAATTACCGCTCAAATTCCCATTACACG CCTGCCTCAATGACAGGCTACGGTACAGGTCAGGGATACTACAACAGGGTGTATCAGAACAAGGTATATGGTAGCTATGGAAGCTCAGGGAGATCTGGTATGAGTTATGGTTCTTCTGGGTATGATTCAAGAACAAATGGAAGAGGATGGGTGAGCACAACAGACAACAGATACAGAAACTGGGGAAGGGGTAACAGTTCCTTCTATGGAAATGAGAACAACGCAGATGGGTTGAATGAACTTAACAGGGGACCTAGAGCGAAGGGTACAAAGAACCAGAAGGAAAATTCAGAAGATAGCTTAGAGGTGAAGGAGCAGAATGTAGCTGAGGCTGTGGAGACGGAGAACACTTGCATTGTTCCTGACAGAGAACAGTACAACAAAGAAGATTTCCCAGTGGATTATGAGAATGCTATGTTCTTCGTCATCAAGTCCTACAGTGAAGATGATGTGCACAAGAGCATCAAGTATAACGTTTGGGCTAGCACCCCAAATGGAAACAAGAAGCTTGCTGCAGCGTACCAGGAAGCTCAGCAGAAGCCAGGCGGCTGTCctatctttctctttttctcg GTCAATGCAAGTGGACAATTTGTTGGGCTTGCTGAAATGACAGGACCAGTTGATTTCAACACAAATGTGGAGTACTGGCAGCAAGACAAGTGGACTGGCTCTTTCCCTCTCAAGTGGCATATTGTGAAGGATGTTCCCAACAGCTTGCTGAAACACATTACCCTTGAGAACAATGAGAACAAGTCTGTCACCAACAGTAGAGACACACAAGAG GTCAAGTTGGAGCAAGGCTTGAAGATTGTGAAGATTTTCAAGGAGCATACAAGCAAGACTTGCATTTTGGATGACTTTTCCTTCTATGAGGTTAGGCAAAAGACCATCTTGGAGAAGAAGGCTAAGCAACAGCAATCCCAGAAACAG GTAAGTGAGGAGAAGACTACAGCAGATGAGAAAAAGGAAACCGCAACTGCTGATTCGGCTAAGAAGGAATCTCCTCCTGCTACCAGTGATGTCAAGGCTGATGAGAATGGGTCTGTTGCAAAACCAGTCAGTGTGGTGGCAAATGGTTGCTAG